Proteins encoded within one genomic window of Mycolicibacterium monacense:
- a CDS encoding aromatic ring-hydroxylating dioxygenase subunit alpha produces MQDHGEVLAAVRTGMIPAHVYNDKQIFSLEKERLFSRAWLFVAHESEIPQPGDYVVRQVLQDSFIVARDSAGEIRVMFNMCLHRGMQVCRAEMGNASNFRCPYHGWSYRNDGRIIGLPFHQEAYGGDAGFNKTGQTLLPAPSVASYNGLIFLSMDPDAESLEDYLGDFRFYLDFYTKQGPNGLEVRGPQRWRVKANWKIAAENFAGDMYHTPQTHTSVVEIGLFREPKANKRKDGATYWAGRGGGTTYKLPEGSFEDRMSYVGYPADMISRAKATWTEQQQQVVGTDGFMISAATCFPNISFVHNWPKVEDGEHVLPFISIRVWQPISENETEVLSWFAVDSDAPADFKADSYKAYLMCFGSTGMFEQDDVENWVSLTNTAGGSMARRLRLNSRMGLLADDVRVVDTLSSAQFHGPGYAQLGYNENNQRQLLRLWADYLDMPPLRVNPATVLSDNPHGIEPMVQTNGAAAADIDSGSAESVML; encoded by the coding sequence ATGCAGGATCACGGTGAGGTGTTAGCGGCTGTACGCACTGGCATGATCCCGGCGCACGTGTATAACGACAAGCAAATTTTCTCGCTCGAGAAGGAGCGCCTGTTCAGTCGGGCGTGGTTGTTCGTGGCGCACGAGTCGGAGATTCCGCAGCCGGGGGACTACGTGGTCAGACAAGTGTTGCAGGATTCGTTCATCGTCGCTCGTGATTCTGCCGGCGAGATCCGGGTGATGTTCAATATGTGCCTCCATCGCGGTATGCAGGTTTGCCGGGCGGAAATGGGGAACGCGTCGAACTTCAGATGCCCGTACCACGGGTGGTCTTACCGCAATGACGGTCGCATTATTGGCCTGCCGTTTCACCAAGAGGCTTACGGAGGAGACGCCGGGTTTAACAAGACGGGGCAGACCTTGTTGCCCGCGCCGAGTGTGGCCAGCTACAACGGGTTGATCTTTCTGTCGATGGATCCTGACGCAGAATCGCTTGAAGACTATCTGGGTGATTTCAGGTTCTATCTCGATTTCTACACCAAGCAAGGCCCCAACGGTCTTGAGGTGCGAGGTCCGCAGCGTTGGCGGGTAAAAGCGAACTGGAAGATCGCAGCTGAAAATTTCGCCGGGGACATGTACCACACACCTCAGACGCACACGTCGGTGGTCGAGATCGGCCTGTTCCGAGAGCCGAAGGCTAACAAGCGCAAAGACGGCGCCACGTATTGGGCGGGTAGAGGTGGGGGCACCACATACAAGCTGCCCGAGGGGAGTTTCGAGGACCGGATGAGCTACGTGGGCTACCCGGCGGACATGATTAGTCGAGCCAAGGCCACCTGGACCGAGCAGCAGCAACAAGTCGTCGGCACCGACGGGTTCATGATCTCGGCCGCGACGTGTTTTCCCAACATCAGTTTCGTGCACAACTGGCCGAAAGTGGAGGACGGGGAGCACGTCTTGCCGTTCATTTCAATCCGGGTGTGGCAGCCAATCAGCGAGAACGAAACCGAGGTGCTGTCGTGGTTTGCGGTGGATTCTGATGCCCCGGCAGACTTTAAGGCGGACTCGTATAAGGCTTATTTGATGTGCTTCGGCTCGACGGGAATGTTCGAGCAAGACGATGTCGAGAACTGGGTGTCGCTGACCAACACGGCGGGGGGTTCCATGGCCCGCCGACTGCGGCTGAACAGCCGGATGGGGCTGCTCGCAGACGATGTACGGGTGGTCGACACCCTTAGCAGCGCTCAATTCCACGGGCCGGGATACGCTCAACTCGGTTACAACGAGAACAATCAACGGCAATTGTTGAGGCTCTGGGCCGACTACCTGGACATGCCGCCGCTTCGCGTCAACCCGGCTACGGTGCTCAGCGACAATCCGCATGGAATTGAACCAATGGTCCAGACCAACGGCGCGGCCGCCGCCGATATTGACTCGGGGTCCGCTGAGTCGGTGATGCTATGA
- a CDS encoding IclR family transcriptional regulator, which produces MQKPPLAGMEHDSTGKPPQYPIESVDNALRLLLLLGERSEIRLTDASEYLRVASSTAHRLLSMLQYRGFVRQDPASKAYQPGPSLTNVAFAVHSRMDIPRTAAPILRQLVDTLQETVHVGTLDGRLVRFIAALESPSAVRVISRLGSTRPAHCTSTGKVLLAGLSDDELDQLYPDPHLEPLTEHSVRTLTELRAQLAEVRKSGFAISRQESEEGVASVAVAVPQSGSGIRLALNASAPSYRFRPSDVRKACSALTDAAAELARNLGS; this is translated from the coding sequence ATGCAGAAACCTCCACTCGCGGGCATGGAGCATGACAGCACAGGGAAGCCCCCGCAATATCCGATCGAGTCTGTCGACAACGCTCTTCGCCTACTCCTCCTCCTAGGAGAGCGCTCTGAGATCCGGCTCACGGACGCTAGCGAGTACCTGCGCGTCGCTTCGTCGACCGCGCATCGCCTTCTGTCGATGCTTCAGTACCGCGGGTTCGTCCGCCAAGATCCGGCCAGCAAGGCGTACCAGCCCGGACCGTCCCTGACAAACGTAGCGTTCGCTGTCCACTCCAGGATGGACATTCCACGCACGGCCGCCCCGATTCTGCGCCAGCTTGTCGATACGCTCCAAGAAACCGTGCACGTAGGAACGTTGGACGGCAGACTGGTTCGCTTCATCGCGGCACTCGAAAGCCCTTCTGCCGTTCGGGTGATCTCGCGTTTGGGTAGCACGCGTCCTGCACACTGCACGTCGACCGGTAAAGTCCTGCTCGCCGGCCTATCGGACGACGAGCTCGACCAGTTGTACCCCGACCCACATTTGGAGCCACTCACCGAGCACTCCGTGCGCACCCTCACCGAACTGCGCGCTCAATTGGCAGAGGTCAGGAAAAGCGGGTTCGCGATCAGCAGGCAGGAAAGTGAGGAAGGCGTCGCGTCTGTCGCCGTGGCCGTACCCCAAAGTGGTTCCGGGATAAGGCTTGCACTCAACGCGTCAGCGCCGAGTTATCGATTCCGGCCCTCCGATGTTCGCAAAGCTTGCAGTGCCCTGACAGACGCCGCCGCCGAGCTAGCCCGCAATCTCGGCTCATGA
- a CDS encoding response regulator, which yields MVRSGLRRILRRKDGFNIVAECSDGDEVEVAVAQHRPDVVVMDLRMKRVDGIEATRRLARHEAPTVLALTTFNEDKLLSGALRAGVAGFVLKDSSAEELIRAVRAVARGDSYLDPAVTARVLNTYRRAPDMPRALTSVDLTTRELDVLRLIGRGYSNAEIATELHISEVTVKSHIGHIFLKLELRDRAAAIVYSYDHGIVAPQ from the coding sequence CTGGTCCGCTCAGGCCTCCGGCGCATCTTAAGGCGGAAGGATGGGTTCAACATCGTCGCCGAGTGTTCCGATGGTGACGAAGTCGAAGTCGCTGTCGCGCAGCATCGTCCTGACGTCGTAGTGATGGACCTTCGGATGAAGCGCGTCGACGGGATTGAAGCGACCCGAAGACTCGCCCGTCACGAGGCGCCAACGGTTCTCGCCCTGACCACTTTCAACGAAGACAAGCTGCTGTCCGGGGCGCTGCGAGCCGGCGTGGCCGGCTTCGTGCTGAAAGATTCGTCTGCCGAGGAGTTGATCCGTGCGGTGCGGGCAGTCGCCAGAGGTGATAGCTACCTTGACCCGGCGGTAACGGCGCGAGTGCTCAACACATATCGCCGCGCGCCCGACATGCCGCGCGCACTTACATCCGTCGACCTCACCACCCGCGAACTGGACGTGCTGCGGCTGATCGGAAGAGGCTACTCCAACGCCGAAATTGCGACCGAACTCCACATTTCCGAAGTAACAGTCAAGAGTCACATCGGCCACATCTTCTTAAAGCTCGAATTGCGGGACAGGGCGGCGGCGATTGTCTATTCCTACGACCATGGCATCGTTGCGCCACAGTAG
- a CDS encoding IS3 family transposase (programmed frameshift), with protein sequence MATNKRRRHTPDQIIRKLAEGNKLLGAGQELAEVCRHLEITESTWHRWIAQYGGMKANEAKRLKELEAENARLKKLVANQALDIDMLKEIFGGKLLTPNRKRSAVIALRERFGVSERRACTVVGLHRSTMRLTPAPVTTEEAELRAWLRRFSTDRPRWGWRRAAKMARRAGWKANNKRIRRLWREEGLRVPQRRRKKRLTGIGVAVGAMSPIRPNVIWAMDFQFDTTADGRTLKMLNVIDEFTREALAIEVDRAINADGVVDVLDRLALTYGAPHYVRFDNGPEFVANAVADWCRFNSAGSLFIDPGSPWQNAWIESFNGRLRDELLNLWRFDSLLEARVIIEDWRRDYNANRPHSAHGELTPAEFALQWTTTHQPQVA encoded by the exons ATGGCAACGAACAAGCGCCGGCGGCACACCCCGGACCAGATCATCCGCAAGCTCGCCGAGGGCAACAAGCTCCTCGGTGCCGGCCAGGAACTGGCTGAGGTGTGCCGGCATCTGGAGATCACCGAGTCGACGTGGCACCGCTGGATTGCCCAGTACGGCGGCATGAAAGCCAACGAGGCCAAACGGCTCAAGGAACTCGAAGCCGAGAACGCCCGGCTCAAGAAGCTGGTCGCCAACCAGGCCCTCGACATCGACATGCTCAAGGAGATTT TCGGCGGGAAACTTCTAACCCCGAACCGCAAGCGCAGCGCGGTCATAGCGCTGCGTGAGCGGTTCGGGGTCTCTGAGCGCCGGGCCTGCACCGTCGTCGGTCTGCACCGTTCCACGATGCGGCTGACACCGGCACCGGTCACCACCGAGGAGGCCGAGCTTCGTGCCTGGCTGCGCCGGTTTTCCACCGACCGCCCGCGGTGGGGGTGGCGCCGGGCCGCCAAGATGGCGCGCCGTGCCGGCTGGAAGGCCAACAACAAGCGCATCCGCCGACTGTGGCGCGAGGAGGGCCTGCGGGTGCCTCAGCGGCGCCGCAAGAAGCGGCTGACCGGCATCGGTGTCGCCGTGGGTGCGATGTCCCCGATCCGCCCGAACGTGATCTGGGCGATGGACTTCCAGTTCGACACCACCGCCGATGGCCGCACGCTGAAGATGCTCAACGTCATCGACGAGTTCACTCGCGAAGCACTCGCGATCGAGGTCGACCGCGCCATCAACGCCGACGGCGTCGTCGACGTGCTGGATCGCCTGGCCCTCACCTACGGGGCGCCACACTATGTGCGCTTCGACAACGGTCCCGAGTTCGTCGCGAACGCCGTGGCCGATTGGTGCCGATTCAACAGTGCCGGTTCACTTTTCATAGATCCGGGCTCGCCATGGCAAAACGCCTGGATCGAATCATTCAACGGCAGGCTCCGTGATGAACTGCTCAACCTGTGGCGCTTCGACTCCCTGCTGGAGGCCCGCGTGATCATCGAGGACTGGCGCCGCGACTACAACGCCAACCGACCCCACTCCGCCCACGGCGAACTCACCCCAGCCGAGTTCGCTCTACAGTGGACCACGACCCATCAACCCCAAGTCGCATAA
- a CDS encoding PAS domain-containing protein: MLLVLKGCEMVLVGRFPMIVSCLLMAPAVAHSVHDRLLVQVGGVLVGACCPFVLFGRHMVGVLSRSQRFVGTLLGQLRAFLGGAPTQGERKAVPLQFRNSPADCGATLISIHGGPSLGRAAPPLMLTIDLVRCSDAMGSFDQDGADCTGICRRKASTSGWWRFYFADERWQWSPEVERIYGYQARTARPTTELVLSHKHPDDYEHVAATLKDIRRLHNPFSTRHRIVTVQGDTRDVIVIGERLRKNCGNTIGFYIGVTLRGTRLVVQSLCDLGLMGRGPL; this comes from the coding sequence TTGCTTCTCGTCCTCAAGGGCTGCGAGATGGTCCTCGTTGGCCGCTTCCCAATGATCGTCAGCTGCCTGTTGATGGCGCCTGCTGTCGCGCACTCCGTCCATGACCGCCTGTTGGTGCAAGTTGGCGGCGTCCTCGTGGGCGCGTGCTGCCCGTTCGTGTTGTTCGGCCGCCACATGGTGGGCGTCTTGAGCCGATCGCAGCGATTCGTGGGCACGCTGCTGGGCCAGCTCCGCGCTTTCTTGGGAGGAGCCCCCACCCAAGGCGAGCGAAAGGCGGTTCCGCTGCAGTTCCGCAATTCGCCGGCGGATTGCGGCGCGACGCTTATCTCGATTCACGGTGGTCCATCACTAGGTCGGGCTGCTCCACCCTTGATGCTAACGATCGATCTTGTGAGGTGTAGCGATGCTATGGGTTCCTTCGATCAGGACGGGGCCGATTGCACAGGCATTTGCAGGAGGAAGGCCTCAACGAGTGGGTGGTGGCGCTTCTATTTCGCCGACGAGCGGTGGCAATGGTCGCCAGAAGTCGAACGAATCTACGGTTATCAGGCTCGAACGGCTCGGCCCACGACCGAGCTCGTTCTGTCACATAAGCACCCCGACGACTACGAACACGTGGCGGCGACACTCAAAGACATCCGCCGCTTGCACAATCCGTTTAGCACGCGCCACCGCATCGTCACCGTCCAAGGCGACACCCGAGACGTCATCGTGATCGGGGAACGCTTGCGCAAGAACTGCGGTAACACCATCGGTTTCTATATCGGCGTCACACTGAGGGGGACCCGTTTGGTGGTCCAGTCGTTATGCGACTTGGGGTTGATGGGTCGTGGTCCACTGTAG
- a CDS encoding tyrosine-type recombinase/integrase — protein sequence MTRKDGTGYVQVLYRLDGRQTSMSFEDLKSATKFKKLADRFGPAKALEVIGTDPELSTMTVGEWLEHHITHLTGVRKSTLYDYRSYAQKDIGPVLGGLPLAALSRDDVASWMQTLADKGASGKTIANKHGFLSSALNAAVRAGRIPSNPASGHRLPTSERREMVCLSRGDSDMWDDEAIDTERQREQDHAALARLLQARGESHAAAIVAVSYYSDVCVDNWNGGQYEACLAVPAELYAQAGSEFRDAIDQPCQAIVGEDCYRSLNISVRRSPVEPEWIATIVNAIDRRWVASERVDIEALGPAQWPSNSVQLVHRG from the coding sequence ATGACGCGCAAGGACGGCACCGGCTACGTCCAGGTGCTCTACCGACTCGACGGCAGACAGACTTCGATGTCTTTTGAAGACCTGAAGTCGGCGACGAAATTCAAGAAACTGGCCGATCGGTTCGGGCCGGCGAAGGCCCTCGAGGTGATCGGGACCGACCCAGAATTGTCGACGATGACGGTCGGGGAGTGGCTTGAGCACCACATCACCCATCTGACCGGAGTACGCAAGTCGACACTCTACGACTATCGGTCGTATGCCCAGAAGGACATCGGGCCGGTCCTCGGGGGCCTACCGCTTGCCGCGCTCTCCCGCGACGACGTCGCCAGCTGGATGCAGACGCTGGCGGATAAGGGCGCTTCGGGCAAGACGATCGCCAACAAACACGGGTTCCTATCGTCGGCGCTCAATGCCGCGGTGCGAGCCGGGCGCATACCGAGCAACCCCGCCTCGGGCCACCGGCTGCCGACTTCCGAGCGTAGGGAGATGGTCTGTCTGTCACGTGGGGACTCCGATATGTGGGACGACGAGGCTATCGACACCGAGCGCCAGCGAGAACAAGACCACGCGGCGTTGGCGCGGCTGCTTCAAGCGAGGGGCGAATCGCACGCGGCCGCCATCGTCGCGGTGTCGTACTACAGCGACGTATGCGTGGACAACTGGAACGGCGGCCAGTACGAGGCCTGTCTAGCCGTCCCTGCCGAGTTGTACGCTCAGGCCGGATCTGAATTCCGGGACGCGATCGACCAGCCATGCCAGGCCATTGTCGGCGAAGACTGCTACCGCAGCCTCAATATTTCCGTTCGCCGCTCCCCGGTCGAGCCGGAATGGATCGCCACCATCGTCAACGCGATTGACCGACGCTGGGTGGCGTCCGAGCGGGTCGATATCGAAGCACTTGGCCCGGCGCAGTGGCCCTCCAACTCAGTCCAACTGGTGCATAGGGGCTGA
- a CDS encoding putative bifunctional diguanylate cyclase/phosphodiesterase, whose translation MCWRGIMGWLPANCGGSVSVKSAQWRLMVFAVVAVLAWVNALAIFGDDVARRVAVVLQATAGVSALVAAVLVARKSAGVARWWRLLVIAAMGSWLVAEMVWFFGGAGRGGDEAHPVAVVAYFLPPVLSLAAMVVLARGGGGLRGRHSGLRHSRVVAVLDGLVAASAFSILAFIAGLGAMTGAALPRSQSVPVVVAYSLLEVVVVVVAALMAMAYRRDRPDRVNYLLLSGGVLTIAASDRLIAYLRTVGAESGDLWAGVGFTLGPLIIAFAVLEVRPKPVTGRGEDAMDWLQAFLPYIGFLCIIGLLSYHLLIGRDMPKLVIAVAVVMIALVTARQVVAMRAQRLVTNQLYEAQRRLAHQVHHDPLTGLPNRVLFAKRLDEAMHDGKFVLIFVDIDDFKEVNDQFGHAAGDDLLCAVGERLRRCVGPSDTLARIGGDEFAILVEGEHDAPEVVADKLRVALRDPFAVHGSSVRVRASMGLVRPSVDEPNPTSDDLLRQADISMYAGKRLGKDTAVVYRPSSGVSVDFPSALRQADGGVPKGFTLAYQPVVTLPHAAPVAVEALARWTAPNGMQISPETFVAVAEGAGLGGALDAMVLDLACREMEAAGLDVALHVNIGAARLGNRGFEQQVVRTLERHGIEPERLVLEITETVPIVDLAKGAAAIRRLRSFGVQVALDDFGAGFNSLNYLHALPIDVVKLDRSLVVGGEPDRDVALYRSVIGLCDALGLDVIAEGIEYPEQADTVFAAGCRMAQGHLFGRAVPLSELGRVLSAAWEEAVPRP comes from the coding sequence ATGTGCTGGCGTGGCATCATGGGGTGGTTGCCAGCAAACTGCGGGGGGTCTGTGTCGGTCAAGAGTGCGCAGTGGCGGCTGATGGTATTTGCTGTCGTCGCGGTCCTGGCGTGGGTGAACGCGCTGGCAATTTTCGGCGACGATGTCGCGCGGCGGGTGGCGGTGGTGCTGCAGGCGACGGCGGGCGTATCGGCGCTGGTCGCCGCGGTGCTGGTGGCGCGGAAGTCAGCCGGGGTCGCGCGGTGGTGGCGCTTGCTCGTGATCGCGGCGATGGGCAGTTGGCTGGTCGCCGAGATGGTGTGGTTCTTCGGTGGTGCCGGCCGCGGCGGTGACGAGGCTCATCCGGTAGCTGTCGTCGCCTACTTCCTGCCGCCGGTGCTGTCCCTGGCCGCGATGGTCGTTCTCGCCCGCGGCGGCGGTGGGTTGCGCGGCCGCCACAGCGGATTGCGTCATTCGCGGGTCGTCGCGGTGCTCGACGGGTTGGTGGCGGCGTCGGCCTTCTCGATCCTGGCGTTCATCGCCGGTCTCGGCGCGATGACGGGTGCCGCGCTGCCCCGTTCCCAGAGCGTGCCCGTCGTGGTCGCCTACTCGCTGCTGGAAGTGGTCGTCGTGGTGGTCGCGGCGCTGATGGCGATGGCGTACCGGCGCGACCGGCCCGATCGCGTGAACTACCTGCTCCTCTCGGGCGGGGTGCTGACGATCGCGGCGTCGGATCGGTTGATCGCCTATCTGCGCACCGTCGGTGCGGAGTCGGGCGACCTGTGGGCCGGTGTCGGCTTCACTCTGGGGCCGCTCATCATCGCGTTCGCGGTGCTGGAAGTACGACCGAAGCCAGTGACCGGCCGCGGTGAGGACGCGATGGACTGGTTGCAGGCGTTCCTGCCCTACATCGGGTTCCTGTGCATCATCGGGTTGCTGTCCTACCACCTGCTGATCGGCCGGGATATGCCCAAGCTGGTGATCGCGGTGGCGGTGGTGATGATCGCGCTCGTCACCGCGCGACAGGTGGTCGCGATGCGGGCCCAGCGACTGGTGACCAACCAGCTCTACGAGGCGCAACGCCGGCTCGCACACCAGGTGCACCACGACCCGCTCACCGGACTGCCCAACCGGGTGTTGTTCGCCAAACGGCTCGACGAGGCCATGCACGACGGGAAGTTCGTGCTGATCTTCGTCGACATCGACGACTTCAAAGAGGTCAACGACCAGTTCGGCCATGCGGCGGGCGACGATCTGCTCTGCGCGGTGGGCGAGCGGCTGCGCCGGTGCGTCGGACCGTCGGACACTCTGGCCCGCATCGGCGGCGACGAGTTCGCGATCCTGGTCGAGGGCGAACACGATGCGCCCGAGGTCGTCGCCGACAAGCTGCGGGTGGCGCTGCGGGATCCGTTCGCGGTGCACGGCTCGTCGGTGCGCGTGCGCGCGAGTATGGGACTGGTCCGGCCCTCGGTCGACGAACCGAACCCGACATCGGACGATCTGCTGCGCCAAGCCGACATCTCGATGTACGCAGGCAAGCGACTGGGCAAGGACACCGCGGTGGTCTACCGGCCGTCCTCGGGTGTCTCGGTCGACTTCCCCAGTGCGCTACGGCAGGCGGACGGCGGGGTGCCGAAGGGGTTTACCCTGGCGTATCAGCCGGTGGTCACCCTTCCGCACGCTGCGCCGGTCGCTGTCGAAGCGTTGGCGAGATGGACCGCGCCGAATGGGATGCAGATCTCGCCGGAGACCTTCGTCGCGGTAGCGGAAGGCGCCGGTCTGGGTGGGGCGCTCGACGCGATGGTGCTGGACCTGGCGTGTCGCGAGATGGAGGCGGCCGGACTCGACGTCGCCCTGCACGTCAACATCGGCGCGGCGCGGCTGGGCAACCGCGGATTCGAACAGCAGGTGGTGCGGACACTCGAGCGGCACGGCATCGAACCGGAACGGCTCGTACTCGAGATCACCGAGACCGTCCCGATCGTCGACCTGGCGAAGGGTGCGGCGGCCATCCGGCGGCTGCGCTCGTTCGGCGTGCAGGTCGCGCTGGACGATTTCGGCGCGGGCTTCAACTCGCTCAACTATTTGCACGCACTGCCGATCGACGTGGTGAAACTGGACCGCAGCCTCGTCGTCGGCGGCGAACCCGACCGCGACGTGGCGCTCTACCGGTCGGTGATCGGGCTGTGCGATGCGCTGGGACTCGACGTGATCGCCGAGGGGATCGAGTATCCCGAGCAGGCCGATACGGTGTTCGCCGCGGGATGCCGGATGGCCCAGGGGCACCTGTTCGGACGCGCGGTGCCGCTGAGCGAACTCGGCCGGGTGCTGTCCGCCGCGTGGGAAGAGGCCGTTCCCCGCCCGTGA
- a CDS encoding DMT family transporter: MTGILFALASAAGYGVSDFVGGIASRRVAALRVVLISYPIAMVLLAVLAVVVGGEISQGALMWGALCGVSQGFGVWWFYAALGSGPISVVSPLTAVLVAGLPVAVGLALGERPGLLAAVGIPVALVAVVLVSREATDEDVRTHRFTKRVAWLTVGSGIAFGLNFVLIDQAPPAAGLWPLVFARVAATALVVLIAAISGEMKAPTGVPLKLAVLAGVLDTGANVAMLLALQASLLSLSGVLMSLYPAATVLLAIVVLRERVTRWQGLGMALALGAVAMIAAG; the protein is encoded by the coding sequence CTGACCGGGATTCTCTTCGCGCTGGCCTCCGCCGCCGGCTACGGGGTCAGCGACTTCGTCGGCGGGATCGCGTCGCGACGGGTCGCCGCGCTGCGGGTGGTGCTGATCTCCTATCCGATCGCGATGGTGTTGCTCGCGGTGTTGGCCGTGGTGGTCGGCGGCGAGATCTCGCAGGGCGCGCTCATGTGGGGTGCCCTGTGCGGGGTGTCCCAGGGCTTCGGCGTGTGGTGGTTCTACGCCGCGCTGGGCTCCGGTCCGATCTCAGTGGTGTCGCCGCTGACCGCGGTGCTGGTGGCCGGTCTGCCGGTCGCGGTCGGACTGGCGCTGGGGGAGCGGCCCGGATTGCTCGCCGCGGTGGGGATCCCCGTGGCCCTGGTGGCGGTCGTCCTGGTGAGCCGGGAGGCGACCGACGAGGACGTCCGCACCCACCGGTTCACCAAGAGGGTCGCGTGGCTGACGGTCGGTTCGGGTATCGCGTTCGGGTTGAACTTCGTGTTGATCGACCAGGCGCCGCCCGCGGCGGGGCTCTGGCCTCTGGTGTTCGCACGGGTGGCCGCGACCGCCCTGGTGGTGCTCATCGCGGCGATCAGCGGAGAGATGAAGGCGCCGACGGGGGTGCCGCTGAAGTTGGCGGTTCTGGCCGGTGTGCTCGACACGGGCGCGAACGTGGCCATGCTGCTCGCGCTGCAGGCATCGCTGCTGTCGCTGTCCGGAGTGCTGATGTCGCTCTATCCGGCGGCGACGGTGCTCTTGGCGATCGTGGTCCTGCGGGAGCGGGTGACACGCTGGCAGGGGTTGGGTATGGCGCTGGCGCTCGGTGCGGTCGCGATGATCGCCGCAGGATAG
- the smpB gene encoding SsrA-binding protein SmpB yields the protein MAAKKAGKAGATKDRNNQVVASNRRARHNYAILDTYEAGIALMGTEVKSLRDGQASLADAFATVDDGEIWLRNLHIPEYQHGSWTNHAPRRNRKLLLHRREIDNLIGKIRDGNLTLVPLSLYFTGGKVKVELALARGKQAHDKRQDLARRDAEREVVRELGRRAKGMS from the coding sequence GTGGCAGCCAAGAAGGCCGGGAAGGCCGGGGCGACCAAGGACCGCAACAACCAGGTCGTCGCCAGTAACCGCCGGGCCCGGCACAACTACGCGATCCTCGACACCTACGAGGCCGGCATCGCCCTGATGGGAACCGAGGTCAAGAGCCTGCGCGACGGACAGGCGTCGCTGGCCGACGCCTTCGCCACCGTCGACGACGGTGAGATCTGGCTGCGCAACCTGCACATCCCGGAGTATCAGCACGGCAGCTGGACGAACCACGCGCCGCGGCGCAATCGCAAGCTGTTGCTGCATCGGCGCGAAATCGACAACCTCATCGGCAAGATCCGCGACGGCAACCTGACCCTGGTGCCGCTGTCGCTGTACTTCACCGGCGGCAAGGTCAAGGTGGAGTTGGCGCTGGCCCGCGGTAAGCAGGCCCACGACAAACGGCAGGACCTGGCGCGACGCGACGCCGAGCGCGAAGTGGTCCGTGAGCTCGGGCGCCGGGCCAAAGGCATGTCCTGA
- the ftsX gene encoding permease-like cell division protein FtsX, whose protein sequence is MRFGFLINEVLTGLRRNVTMTIAMILTTAISIGLFGGGLLVVRLADNSKDIYLDRVESQVFLTPEVSANDPTCDEDPCQSLRTQLEERTDVQSVVFLNRDDAYDDAIRKFPQYKDVAGKDAFPASFVVKLVDPEQHQEFDKAMVGQPGVQGVQNQKDLVDRLFAVLDGLSNAAFAVALVQAIGAVLLIANMVQVAAYTRRTEVGIMRLVGASRWYTQLPFLLEAMLAALIGVVIAIAGLVVVRAAFLENALNQFYQANLIARIDYADILYISPILLIVGVAMAGVTAYVTLRLYVRR, encoded by the coding sequence GTGCGCTTTGGGTTTCTGATCAATGAGGTTCTGACCGGACTTCGTCGCAACGTCACGATGACGATTGCGATGATCCTGACGACCGCAATCTCCATCGGCCTGTTCGGTGGCGGTCTGCTGGTCGTGCGGTTGGCCGACAACTCGAAGGACATCTACCTCGACCGGGTGGAGAGCCAGGTCTTCCTGACCCCGGAGGTCTCGGCGAACGATCCGACCTGCGACGAGGACCCGTGCCAGAGTCTGCGGACCCAACTGGAGGAGCGGACCGACGTCCAGTCCGTCGTGTTCCTCAACCGCGACGACGCCTACGACGACGCGATCCGAAAGTTCCCGCAGTACAAGGACGTTGCGGGCAAGGATGCGTTCCCCGCGTCGTTCGTGGTGAAGCTCGTCGATCCCGAGCAACACCAGGAATTCGACAAGGCGATGGTCGGACAACCCGGCGTCCAGGGGGTGCAGAACCAGAAGGACCTGGTCGACCGGTTGTTCGCGGTGCTCGACGGGTTGAGCAACGCCGCGTTCGCCGTGGCGCTGGTCCAGGCGATCGGTGCGGTGTTGCTGATCGCCAACATGGTGCAGGTGGCCGCCTACACGCGCCGCACGGAGGTCGGCATCATGCGATTGGTCGGCGCGAGCCGCTGGTACACCCAGCTGCCGTTCCTACTGGAGGCGATGCTCGCGGCCCTGATCGGTGTCGTCATTGCGATCGCCGGATTGGTGGTGGTCCGGGCGGCGTTCCTCGAAAACGCGCTCAACCAGTTCTATCAAGCCAACCTGATCGCCAGGATCGACTACGCGGACATCCTGTACATCTCGCCGATCCTGTTGATCGTGGGCGTCGCGATGGCCGGTGTCACCGCATACGTCACGTTGCGCCTGTACGTGCGAAGGTAG